Proteins encoded within one genomic window of Hahella chejuensis KCTC 2396:
- the radA gene encoding DNA repair protein RadA, producing the protein MAKKQTSYVCTECGADYRKWMGQCIQCGAWNTVSEFRESRAPVKSAARSGFTGQRAQIQSLEDVELVDLPRTSTLSPEFDRVLGGGIVPGSVVLIGGHPGAGKSTLLLQTTCRLAERHKILYVTGEESIQQIAMRARRLQLNSHGMQVMSETDVETVLDTAREQQPNILVIDSIQVMHVAELQSAPGSVAQVREAAAALTRFAKQSGVALLIVGHVTKDGSLAGPKVLEHMIDASIMLEGNEDSRFRTLRAIKNRFGAVNELGVFAMMETGLKDVKNPSAIFLNREGHTAAGSVVTVAWEGTRPLLVEIQALVDQGFGAAPRRLAIGSDPQRLALLLAVLHRHGGLHVGDQDVFINVVGGVKIAETSADLAVLMAISSSFKDRAAPSDWVVFGEVGLSGEIRPVSSGQERVVEAAKHGFTKAIVPKSNTPKKAPEGMQVIGVSRLQEALELL; encoded by the coding sequence AATGCGGCGCCTGGAATACGGTCAGTGAGTTCCGTGAAAGCCGTGCGCCGGTGAAAAGCGCCGCTCGTAGCGGTTTTACCGGGCAACGGGCGCAAATTCAGTCGTTGGAGGATGTGGAGCTGGTCGACTTGCCGCGAACCTCCACGCTCAGTCCGGAGTTTGACCGGGTGCTGGGCGGCGGCATTGTTCCGGGGTCGGTAGTACTGATAGGCGGTCATCCCGGTGCGGGCAAGAGCACCCTGCTGCTGCAAACAACCTGTCGACTGGCGGAGCGCCACAAAATTCTCTACGTCACCGGCGAAGAATCCATTCAGCAGATCGCCATGCGCGCCCGCCGCCTGCAGCTTAACAGCCACGGCATGCAAGTGATGTCGGAGACGGATGTGGAAACTGTCCTCGACACTGCGCGTGAACAGCAACCAAATATCCTCGTCATTGACAGTATTCAGGTTATGCACGTCGCTGAGCTGCAATCCGCGCCTGGCAGTGTGGCGCAGGTGCGCGAAGCCGCTGCGGCGCTGACCCGCTTCGCCAAGCAGTCCGGCGTCGCCCTGCTGATCGTCGGCCATGTCACCAAAGATGGCTCTTTGGCGGGGCCCAAAGTGCTTGAGCATATGATCGACGCCTCTATCATGCTGGAAGGTAACGAAGATAGCCGTTTCCGGACATTGCGCGCGATCAAGAACCGCTTTGGCGCCGTGAATGAATTAGGCGTTTTCGCCATGATGGAGACGGGACTCAAAGACGTTAAAAACCCCAGCGCTATTTTCCTTAATCGTGAGGGTCACACCGCTGCGGGCAGCGTTGTGACCGTCGCCTGGGAAGGCACCCGACCATTGCTGGTGGAAATTCAGGCGTTGGTGGACCAAGGCTTCGGCGCGGCCCCCAGACGTTTGGCGATAGGCTCGGACCCTCAACGTCTGGCTCTGCTATTGGCGGTCTTGCATCGTCACGGGGGCTTGCATGTGGGGGATCAGGATGTGTTCATTAACGTGGTGGGGGGGGTGAAAATCGCCGAAACCAGTGCGGATTTGGCGGTGTTGATGGCGATTTCCTCAAGCTTCAAGGATCGGGCGGCGCCAAGCGATTGGGTGGTGTTTGGCGAGGTGGGCCTGTCAGGAGAAATCCGTCCGGTCAGCAGTGGGCAGGAGCGCGTTGTCGAGGCGGCCAAACATGGATTCACCAAGGCGATTGTTCCCAAGTCTAACACACCCAAGAAAGCCCCCGAAGGCATGCAGGTGATAGGCGTATCCCGCCTGCAAGAGGCGCTGGAATTGCTTTAG